The Denticeps clupeoides chromosome 1, fDenClu1.1, whole genome shotgun sequence genome segment gtgacacgatgAAGATGTTGACCAAGACTCACGGCCCAAATTGTCCACGACAGGAGCAGAGAGTATCCATGGAGAAGCCGGTGTGTCTGATCGACACCGAGCGCAGCGGCCGCATGTTCGTCACGAAGGAGGCCCTGGAGATCCTGGAGATGATCGGCGAGCCCGTGGTGGTCGTGGCCGTGGTGGGGCTCTACCGCACGGGGAAATCGTACCTCATGAACCGACTGGCATCCAGGCAAAATGGTGAAACCGATTGTTGTCACGACAGAATTTTGAATGCGAAATTGTTTACGTTCTAGCACAGAAGCAGATATGGATCTCGGGTATtaataagagcaaaaaaaaaatgcccacaGGTTTTGCCCTGGGCAGCACCATAGAGTCTGAGACGAAAGGCATCTGGATGTGGTGCGTGCCCCACCCAACCAAACCAGGACACACTCTGGTGCTGCTGGACACCGAGGGACTGGGGGACGTGGAGAAGGTGACAcgaaaaaagaacaatatatACGAAGGAGGCTAGAAGCTGTACAATTTTATTAACGCGCTACTCTGGCCACTGTCCTCACACGAAACACTCGCGTCCTTCCAGGGGGACGAGAAACACGACACCTGGATCTTCTGCCTAGCTGTTCTCCTCAGCAGCACCCTGGTCTACAACAGCATGGGCACCATCGACAACAACGCCCTGGAGAAGCTCCAGTATCCTTCAGCACACGATCAGATGTGCTATTGGACAGAAGATACGATAAAAGTTCAACGTAGCCtagctggtaacacactcgtctatgtaccaggagacccaggttcaaaccccacttactaccattatgtccctgagcaggacacttatccctgagtgtctccggggggggggactgtccctgtaactaacgactgtaagtcgctctggataaggacgtctggtaaataccgtaaatgtaaatgttttaacaaTTTATTCCGCTTCATTTATGAGTTTGTGTTAGAACCACCGTTGATGCTGCTGTGCTGAAACGATAAAAAGGGAATTTCGTACCGTGAAAATGATAACGCAAGGCTCTGTGTCCAGGTTTAAATGGAATTATGTGATCATTTATAAGTCTGACCCAGTGGTTGACAGTATTATTCATTTCTTGTTACTGTAACTGCCCCTAGTGGCCGTTTTCCTGAATTGCACCTCCTGTAGTTACGTGACGGAACTGACCGAACACATCAAGGTGAAGTCGGAACCCGGCGACGACGACCAGGCCTCCAAGTTCATGAGCGTCTTCCCAACGTTCGTGTGGACGGTGAGAGACTTCACGCTGCAGCTGGTACGGAAAGGTCAGCCCATCTCTTCAGACGAGTACCTAGACCACGCCCTGGAGCTCAAACCTGGTAAACGTTACAAAATTCCGTTATTGTCGCATAATTCCCCCGCAAAAATGTGACGAAAACGCTTTTTTCTGCAGGATCATCGCCTAAAACCGAGAAGTTCAACATGCCGCGCCGCTGCCTGCGGGACTACTTCGCCGTGCGGAAGTGCTTCGTGTTTGAGCGTCCGGCGAGCGGAGAGAAGCTGGCGCAAATGGAGCAGCTGACCGACTCCGACCTGGAGCCCAAATTCGTGCGGCAGGCGACGGAGTTCTGCAGCTACGTCCTCGGTCACACGCAGGCCAAGGCCATGGATGGAGGCATGCAGCTGACCGGCAGGAGTGAGTAGTGGAGTGAGCAgtcacccacgtcccgcctctcctcacctctgtccaccggctcccggtagctgctcgcatccactttaaatccttgatggtgcctacagggctgtaaatggaagttctccctcttacaccaacacactactagccagatacactcctgcacgccctctcagatctgcacatggggtctccgatcccaatcgactctgttctccttcgttgtccctggctggtgggacaacttgcccggctccattcgactagccgagaccaccaccacctttaagaaacagctgaaaacccactttgttcaaaaagtatttcagacgacaatacgcacacacacgcacgcaaaaAAAATCGTCTCACACTtaacaagttgggccttatcagggctcttagttttgtaactcaaaatctatagaaaccgaatgagaattgctggtgtaaagtaaagtaaagtaaagtaaagtgactcCATTTTAAAATCCTCTGGGACTAACGGCTATAATTCACGATCAGCTGTTGCTGCTTGAAGGAGAAGAACGGTGTAAAATGTCTCGTGTCTTTCCTGCTCACCAGTGTTAGGCAGCCTGGCGGAGACGTACGTGGAGGCCATCCGCAGCGGACAGGTCCCCTGTCTGGACAGCGCCGTGGAGTCTCTGGCCATGATCCAGAACGCCCGCGCCGTCACCGACGCTGTGGAGTTCTACATCGAGGAGATGATGAGTCACGTCCAGCTCCCTACGGACACTCGGGACGTCCTGTCCGGGATCCACGCCATGGTTGAGAAGGACGCGCTGGCCGTGTTCTTGAAGGCCGCGTTCAACGACAGGAACCAGACTCACCAGACGGACCTCATGGTGTGTGTCAAAGTGTCAAAgggaagggattgtcattgtgatacacagcagcacagcacacggtgcacacggtgaaatgtgtcctctgtatttaaccatcacccttggtgatcagtgggcaccatgacaggcgcccagggagcaggatttgaaccggcaaccttctgatttcctggtttccttaaccgctaggccacccccgCCCTAATTAGGCCACCTGTTGTGTTGGATGACCCTTAACCCACAgtgattattatataatatggGCTGAACCACAACCATAAAAAGCAtcttctgaatgaatgaaacatctGTGAGGACCATGTTTTATGAAGATCTAATATATCTAATTTCGACacctctgtctttctctttcaCCCCGTAGCATAAACTGTACGCTGAGTACGAGCAGATATGCAAGCAGAACGAGGAAACGTCCCGGCAGGTCAGCCTGGACACCATCTCCCGGGTGTTTGGTCCCGTGGAGCAGGCTGTGAAGGCTGGGTCGTACACACGCCGCGGGGGCTACAACGCCTTCCAGGCGGCCCTGCAGAGCGCCACTCAGCAGTACAAGAACAGCAGGGGCTGCGGGGTCATGGTGAGCATCTctccctgggggggggggggcacgttTATCTCTGTTCAAACAGTAGCCGGGTCCAACCGTCTCGCAAAGCTGTATTTGGTTGGACATTGGCAGCCTGGATCGCTGATAGGAGGACAATGCAAATGATAAAGGTTGGCTTTGTTCGCTTCTTGCAGAGCGAGAAGGTGCTGAGCGATTACCTGACAGAGAAAGAAACTGTTGGAAAGAACATTCTGGGCGCTGACCAGTCACTTACTAGGGCTGAACACGACAGGGCAGGTAAAGACATTTCAGAAATGAAGACATGTCAGTTGGGGTCAGTTGAGACGAGATCAATTTTTCCCCAAGTGCATGAATTAGTTGGATGAATGCTAAATAAACGTGGCGAAGCAGCTCTGATGTCACGTCTGGGCCGTTTTTCTCCACGCAGTGGAGCAAATGAGGGCTCAGGCTGCGGAACAGCAGAAGAGATACGTGGAGGACCAGAACCGCTACCAGCGGACGCAGATGGAAGAGCAACAGAGGTCCTATGAGGAGAACCAGAGGCAGCTGATGCAGAAGATGGAGCAGGAGCGCGTGAGAGCCCAGCAGGACAGCGAGCGAGTTCTGAATTCCAGACTCAGGGTAAGATCTCACCACCACACTGCAGGCTAAAGCTCCAAGTAAACGTCTTAGCGCCAGTGAGATGTTAACAAGTTAGCGTTGATGTGGTTTAACTTTTATGAAAgagacgtgattgtcattgtgaaacactgaaccacagcacacggtgtcacggtgaaatgtgtcctccccgggcgcctgacatggctgtccactgctcacagagggtgatggttaaatacagaggacacattttgttgtgtcaccgtttgctgtgctgcagtgtttcacaatgacagtcatttcattttcacttaaaccgctaggccgccactgcccaaTTTATGCGGTTGAACATCGTGAACTTCAAATCCTTCATCTGTCTGCAGGAACAGAAGGACATGATGGAGCAGGGGTTCCAGCAGAGGGCTCATGACATGCAGAGACAGATCGACTCGCTGAGCTGCCGCCTCAGCCAGAGCAGATCCTCCGGCCCCACATGCTGTGTCATGTGAAATAGAAAACCACAGCCAACCTTGTTTGAGTTCTTCTTATGACTCTTTCCTTTATTTACGATTGAGATGTTGTTTTGCACCTCAATACGTTCTTAAGCACATTGTAGGAATGTCCATGTTATGTTCAAATGTGTAATTCATGTTGTGAATTACAAACATTaccaataaaaataatgttacgCAAAGTTCTCAGAGTATGTCCGTAAAGAGTGAATTTAATTTTCAACAAAAAATGGGAATTTCTATAAATGTGAAGTTTGGCATGGTGATCTGGAATGATGACAAGACAGGGGTTAAATACGTGATGGACAGGACCCGGGAGACAGCCCATAACAGTGAACAAGgacctgacagtgaacagacacaaactgggcagctttatacggtcagacacaggtgaacatgatcggGAAACACAGGACAACATGAAACTACGGTCTGGATCCCCGGCCCGGAGTAActccttccggaccggatcatgacagaaggGAGTTTTTGATTGCTGCCTCACACTGGAATCATCTGCTATTGAGCActgaaaatatgaatttaaaatatcGTAATTGGAATGTTATCAGGtggtgagacactcgcctatgagccagaagaccacaaagtcccaagttcgaaccccacttactacctttgcgtccctgagcaggacacttaaccttgcgtctgtccctgtaactactgattataagtagTTTttgggcatctgataaatgccgcaatGTAAATATGATGGTCTACTAGGTTGCTGCTTGACATTATCATCTTCGGTGTCCAGATCAAACATCTCTGATGAATGTAATCTGCCTGATCTTGACAGGCTGATTAAATCAGCTTCTAGAAAATACGTGGACGACACTGATGTGGCCAAAGCAGAAAGCAAACTGATTTCAGATCTCTGAGCAAGATACATTTGGCTGGTTCATTCTGAAAGTGGAAATGAAAGCACACGGCCGCTGTTTCCCAGAAACGAGCTCTTGATGTGAAGCGTGACCCTGAGTGCAGACGTGCAGGGGTCGTGTGAGGGTTGCGGCCAACGTGGTTGCACACTGAAGGCGGAGATGAAACCAGACGGTTGCACTGATTAGAGAAGAAATAAAATAgtccaaattcacactagtatTTCAAACTATGTCAGtggcatttttattattctttattttctattcaaatttGGAAGTTCAGAGGCACGGTAGTCGTCTATTGGCGTGTTTTAAGAAACagttgaaaactcacttgtttaaagagtatttcaaacgagtctaacacacagacacacacacacatatacacactcacaaaacaaaaaaaaatagttcagcacttaacaattccctgcatgttctattcttgacaagttaggccttatcaggactcagtttcagttttttaactcacaatctatagaaACGGAATGAagattgctggtgtcgtcctcttgtaagtcgctctggataagtgtgcaTAATATTAGAATGTCTAGACTGTCAGGCAGATTAACGGCTGGACAAAGCGGACTATAGTTTCAGACCAAGTGCAGTAAAACACATCCGCACAATGCCTGGCTCTAGTTTTGTTGGAAAGTCACGTGTCTTCTGGGAAAAAGGCCCAACTTTGTACCAGAGTGCTGGCTCATTCTGAAAGTGGAAATGAAAGCACACGGCCGCTGTTTCCCAGAAACGAGCTCTTGATGTGAAGCAGACTGCAGGGGTCGTGTAAGGGTTGCAGCCAACATGGTTATACAACGGTGaaaactgaaggaaaaaaaaactcagaaatacaaataaaatcacatttacttgaataaaacaaaaaggaagtgaaggtatgtttttttttgttgttgttgttattgttccAATGAATATGAAATCACATTTTAAGTggtcaagatttttttttccatttaaaggTTTAGTGCCATTTAGAAACGTCTCACGTCCGATGGGCAGGAACgttgttcttgttcttgtttttgCTGCAAAGCAGGAAACTGCTGTTTATGAATTCAACCTAGAGAGGAACTTCATCAGATCCAGTGGAATGTGGCCTTTCTTGACCCGCCTGAAAAGCTTTGGGGatcatttgacatttacagcatttatcagacgtccttatccagagtgacttacaatcagtagttacaaaaaaaacaaaactcataagtacaaataatattaaattcacttgaataaaaaaatgaattgaatgtatttatttattttttttgctctggcAAAAAATATTGTTCCAATGAATATTAAATCCCATTTTAAGTGGTCAAGCAATTTTGAGTTTAAAGGTTTAGTGCCATTTAGAAACGTCTCACGTCCGATGGGCAGGAACgttgttcttgttcttgtttttgCTGCAAAGCAGGAAACGGCTGTTTATGAATTCAACCTAGAGAGGAACTTCATCAGATCCAGTGGAATGTGGCCAAATTCCCACTCCTATTTCAAACTCggtgtttattattattattattgttgttattattattattattatttcaaatctGAGTAGAACCTTTTGAACGGTGGTGCGCCTATTGCTGTGACATCTGAAGTGTTCTAGATGTGCCCTCGCCGGGTCACGTGTCTTCTGAGAAAAACCGCTTTCACTTTCGCCGCCTGCGTATTTGTAGCTCCGCCCCCGCCACGCCCCCCTCGCCAGAAATCCCGGTCGGTGCCGCGATGAGGGTCCAGCTCGGTTCACTTGTGTTGGAAACGACGAGCGGACTGGACGTGGAGACTGCGTGACGTATAGAAAAGACATCTAGAAGACATCTTGCGTCGCGGACAGCAGCAGCCATGGACGCTCCGGTGTGCCTGATCGAGTCTGACAGCAGCGACCGCATGTGTGTCCGGAGGGAGGCCGTGGAGATCCTGGACAGCATCACGCAGCCCGTGGTGGTCGTGGCCGTGGTGGGACTCTACCGCACCGGGAAGTCCTACCTGATGAACCGACTGGCGGGGAAGCAAACTGGTGGGTCTTTCACTCGAGAACAGCATTAGATCTTTGCTCCTGGAGCATTACCCTCTAACATAAAATCAGaagttttttgtcattgtatgTGTACAAAAATACAGTAAAGTATACAATATACGTTATACGTAGTAACATTACAattattctttcatttaaaatgaatggaaataatTTTAATGAGTATTGCCCAGCCAACATGTTCATGTGGGGCCATATGGGTTGTGTGTGGGCTTGTGGGGTCTGCCCAACTGATTCTTATCTTACTTCTGATTGAAGTTTGCCCATTTCCCTTTCTTGTCCCGCCCCTCACCTCAGAGGAGCTCTACATGAGCTGTACCCTTAATTTAACTTGACCAATGCTGCTGTTTCTGCGTCAAAACCCATTGGTCACTGTCAACGTAATGTCCTCCACGTGACCTATGATTCGTAAATTCAGAACTGGAATCGTAAATGCTTATACAGTAAAACGTAATTGTAATATTTCAACTGTAAAGAAgtaagtacattttttatttcccaaACAAAAATCGCACTCGTGAAAAGGCCCAAGCACACGTTcgtgaatatgaatatggattTACGTTTCATAAAATTACAATGTACGTACGATTACTTATGACACAAATGTTGCTCCATAAAGTAGTGTCAGATCTCCACCCACCTAAACGAATACAGTAAGATCCATAATTACTccacattttcatcttttttggGTTGTCCACCATTACAGGTTTTGCACTTGGCAGCACCATCGAGTCAAAGACCAAGGGCATCTGGATGTGGTGCGTGCCCCACCCAACCAAACCAGGACACACTCTGGTGCTGCTGGACACTGAGGGCCTGGGCGATGTGGACAAGGTCAGTGCAGTGGAGTTAAACTCCAGACTCCAGTCTTTCAGAGCACGGTGGACCCTGCCGTAAATGTGTGGATTTCAGGCTTCATCTACACCAGCACTGTTATCAGTAGACTAACGTTGCACAATAAGATACAACGAAGGTCTGAACTGATCAGTTCCTGCTGCAGACACACTGTCTTCTCATCAAGGCTTCCATCAGAAGCACAGCATTTTGAAAAGGAATTTActtatgtaaaaatatttccTCCAAAACATGATCTCCTACacgcaaaagtctacagatgggaGAACAAGATTGTAATTCGgattgatttaaaaatatatatactgtagtATGCTAGAATAAACCAGTCCGGTACaaatttaaaagttaaaaaagttaagtgattttcacttgtgatacacagcagcacagcacatggtgcacacagtgaaataagtcctctgcatttaacccatcacccttggtgtgcagtgggcagccatgacaggcgctcggggagcagtttTTGGGGACGGGGcttcactcagtggcacctcagtggcgccttggcggatcaggatttgaaccagcaaccttctgattatggggccacttccttaactgctaggtcaccactgccggCATAGTTTTAAGCAACTACGATATTCAGTCAACTACATTTTGAatatccacatttttttttgccaataaaTGTGTTCCAGGGGGACGAGAAACACGACACCTGGATCTTCTGCTTAGCTGTTCTCCTCAGCAGCACCCTGGTCTACAACAGCATGGGCACCATTGACAACAACGCCCTGGAGAAGCTCCAGTATCCTTCAGCACAAGTGAACGCACATCCTactcaagaaaaaaagaaga includes the following:
- the LOC114793468 gene encoding guanylate-binding protein 1-like; this translates as MEQRVSMEKPVCLIDTERSGRMFVTKEALEILEMIGEPVVVVAVVGLYRTGKSYLMNRLASRQNGFALGSTIESETKGIWMWCVPHPTKPGHTLVLLDTEGLGDVEKGDEKHDTWIFCLAVLLSSTLVYNSMGTIDNNALEKLHYVTELTEHIKVKSEPGDDDQASKFMSVFPTFVWTVRDFTLQLVRKGQPISSDEYLDHALELKPGSSPKTEKFNMPRRCLRDYFAVRKCFVFERPASGEKLAQMEQLTDSDLEPKFVRQATEFCSYVLGHTQAKAMDGGMQLTGRMLGSLAETYVEAIRSGQVPCLDSAVESLAMIQNARAVTDAVEFYIEEMMSHVQLPTDTRDVLSGIHAMVEKDALAVFLKAAFNDRNQTHQTDLMHKLYAEYEQICKQNEETSRQVSLDTISRVFGPVEQAVKAGSYTRRGGYNAFQAALQSATQQYKNSRGCGVMSEKVLSDYLTEKETVGKNILGADQSLTRAEHDRAVEQMRAQAAEQQKRYVEDQNRYQRTQMEEQQRSYEENQRQLMQKMEQERVRAQQDSERVLNSRLREQKDMMEQGFQQRAHDMQRQIDSLSCRLSQSRSSGPTCCVM